The Micromonospora krabiensis genome window below encodes:
- a CDS encoding glycosyltransferase family 4 protein → MTVTVVSVSDTAGGAEAHTVALGRGMRDRGHDVVLYGRCPGWDEQGLDRAEIGLGPKWSRRTMATGLLRVPLERRRTQDIADSSIYYLQFKREQIALTAPLSGRAPVVWTEHGRWMGGPVGRLLLAGYARAAEHVTRVVCVSGTVADDLAPVVGRDRLVVVPNAIDTARFAAPLASVRAALRERLLPTRFQDRRVAVLAARLHPAKRHDRAVAAALASGSALVVVGDGPDRERLERLAAGNPNVHFTGHREDVPELLAASDFYLYCGAETDGTPTCVLEAAACGLPVVAFRGDPGTELIPDCGGLVIEEPSDLTAATVSAILENRGAGVDHVARRHGRQAWLDAYEQIFGECLR, encoded by the coding sequence ATGACCGTCACGGTGGTCTCGGTCTCCGACACCGCCGGCGGCGCCGAGGCGCACACCGTCGCGCTGGGCCGGGGGATGCGGGACCGCGGGCACGACGTGGTCCTCTACGGCCGCTGCCCCGGATGGGACGAGCAGGGGCTCGACCGGGCGGAGATCGGGCTCGGGCCCAAGTGGTCACGGCGGACGATGGCCACCGGGTTGCTGCGGGTGCCGCTCGAACGGCGCCGTACGCAGGATATCGCCGATTCTTCGATCTACTACCTGCAGTTCAAGCGGGAACAGATCGCCCTGACAGCGCCACTGTCCGGTCGCGCTCCCGTGGTCTGGACCGAGCACGGCCGATGGATGGGCGGCCCGGTCGGCCGGCTGCTGCTCGCCGGCTATGCGCGCGCGGCCGAGCACGTCACGCGGGTGGTCTGTGTCAGCGGGACGGTGGCCGACGACCTCGCGCCGGTGGTCGGCCGGGACCGGCTCGTCGTGGTTCCCAACGCCATCGACACCGCGCGGTTCGCCGCCCCGCTGGCATCGGTCCGGGCAGCGCTGCGGGAGCGACTGCTTCCCACCCGCTTCCAGGACCGTCGGGTCGCCGTCCTCGCGGCCCGGCTGCACCCCGCCAAGCGGCACGACCGGGCTGTCGCGGCGGCGCTGGCCAGCGGAAGCGCCCTGGTCGTCGTCGGTGACGGGCCCGACCGCGAGCGCCTGGAGCGGCTGGCCGCGGGAAACCCCAACGTGCACTTCACCGGGCACCGGGAGGACGTGCCGGAGCTGCTCGCGGCCAGCGACTTCTATCTCTACTGCGGGGCGGAGACCGACGGGACGCCGACGTGCGTGCTGGAGGCCGCGGCCTGCGGGCTGCCGGTCGTGGCGTTCCGGGGCGACCCCGGGACCGAGTTGATCCCCGACTGTGGTGGCCTGGTGATCGAGGAGCCGTCCGACCTCACCGCCGCGACGGTGTCGGCGATCCTGGAGAATCGGGGCGCCGGCGTCGACCACGTCGCGAGGCGGCACGGCCGGCAGGCCTGGCTCGACGCGTACGAACAGATCTTCGGGGAGTGCCTGCGGTGA
- a CDS encoding glycosyltransferase, with protein sequence MIRRVHLVESGGRGGVFNHTVEVAAGLTGLGVDAVVHTADDCDAAPDAVRLCRCVTWHRASANRLVRQARTSARYVLRTLPHLRRVIGPQDVVHVQGMFALTPELIAVARQRAATVIASPHNTFVRSNAPGGGRALRSALRDADRVLVYSEADRLSLAERGVANVAQVPLVQWTPPPDPALVARWHTELTPDGRPLALLPGQVRADKNPELFVRALAELPGWRGAVVGEDLGPGGQVDALVAQTGAAVSTAYRYLDVAGFTALVAAADVVVAPYRIASQSGVVAVAARLGVPTAVAPCGGLGEAATAVARDTSVEAIRDAVVAAYETGAKPVDTADAARRYLHEYIETQRGRGAGRTLTR encoded by the coding sequence GTGATCCGACGGGTCCACCTCGTCGAGTCGGGCGGCCGGGGCGGCGTCTTCAACCACACCGTCGAGGTCGCCGCCGGTCTGACCGGGCTCGGTGTCGACGCGGTCGTCCACACCGCCGACGACTGCGACGCGGCGCCCGACGCGGTGAGGCTCTGCCGCTGCGTCACCTGGCACCGCGCCTCCGCCAACCGGTTGGTCCGCCAGGCCCGGACGTCGGCCCGCTACGTCCTGCGTACTCTGCCGCACCTGCGCCGGGTGATCGGCCCGCAGGACGTCGTGCACGTTCAGGGCATGTTCGCGCTGACCCCGGAGCTCATCGCGGTCGCCCGGCAACGTGCCGCCACCGTCATCGCCAGTCCCCACAACACCTTCGTCCGGTCGAACGCGCCCGGGGGCGGGCGGGCTCTGCGCAGCGCGCTCCGGGACGCCGACCGGGTCCTGGTCTACTCGGAAGCGGACCGGCTGTCCCTCGCCGAGCGCGGGGTGGCGAACGTCGCCCAGGTCCCGCTGGTGCAGTGGACACCGCCGCCCGACCCGGCGCTCGTGGCCCGCTGGCACACCGAGCTGACGCCGGACGGCCGGCCCCTCGCGCTCCTGCCCGGTCAGGTCCGCGCGGACAAGAACCCGGAACTGTTCGTCCGTGCCCTAGCGGAGCTGCCGGGCTGGCGGGGCGCGGTGGTCGGCGAGGACCTCGGCCCCGGCGGGCAGGTGGACGCGCTGGTTGCGCAGACCGGAGCGGCCGTCTCCACCGCCTACCGCTACCTCGACGTGGCCGGGTTCACCGCCCTCGTCGCGGCCGCCGACGTCGTTGTCGCGCCGTACCGGATCGCCAGCCAGTCCGGCGTCGTCGCGGTGGCAGCCCGGCTCGGTGTGCCCACCGCGGTGGCCCCGTGCGGTGGGCTGGGTGAGGCGGCGACCGCCGTTGCCCGGGACACCAGCGTCGAGGCGATCCGGGACGCCGTCGTCGCCGCGTACGAGACCGGCGCGAAGCCCGTGGACACGGCGGACGCCGCGCGCCGGTACCTGCACGAGTACATCGAGACGCAGCGGGGCCGCGGCGCCGGCCGGACGCTGACCCGGTGA
- a CDS encoding glycosyltransferase, with the protein MKRVLVVSVEPPWPAQHGGRIRTARVAEALSSHAEVLVTFPDHGTREPDAPVATRPLAWAAPSAVRTRASGRPHLGGHYLLPVADALDAVCAEFRPDAVYWSHSYLAAWAPPETSRAPQVVEFANIESRRLQTLVSSAQGWQRMARRAEATKAAYWEPRLAARAALCVALSTPDADVLSGWTRDVVVAPNGVDVWPYHPSPENGYVLALASYDYEPNVVALRTLVRDIWPLVRAAWPSARLVVAGRRSEALGPEFDGVPGLRVLGTLADVADAYAGAALTVAPATTGGGSQLKLTESMSRGRSVVMSTFAANGLPAALRGADAYQVADDLDTFAKAVVDGLRDPAARHAREQAGWRRCADLGWPEAVRDLVGGIAALAERTATS; encoded by the coding sequence ATGAAGCGCGTCCTGGTCGTCAGCGTCGAACCCCCGTGGCCTGCGCAGCACGGGGGTCGCATCCGCACCGCCCGCGTCGCCGAGGCGTTGAGCAGCCACGCCGAGGTGCTGGTCACCTTCCCCGACCACGGCACACGGGAGCCGGACGCGCCCGTCGCGACCCGTCCCCTGGCCTGGGCCGCGCCCTCCGCCGTCCGCACCCGGGCGTCGGGCCGGCCTCACCTCGGCGGGCACTACCTGCTGCCGGTCGCCGACGCCCTCGACGCGGTGTGCGCCGAGTTCCGACCCGACGCGGTCTACTGGTCCCACTCCTACCTGGCGGCGTGGGCGCCCCCCGAGACCAGCCGGGCACCGCAGGTCGTCGAGTTCGCCAACATCGAGAGCCGGCGCCTCCAGACCCTCGTCAGCTCCGCGCAGGGCTGGCAGCGGATGGCGCGGCGGGCCGAGGCGACCAAGGCCGCCTACTGGGAACCCCGGCTGGCCGCCCGCGCCGCGCTCTGCGTCGCGCTCTCCACGCCGGACGCGGACGTTCTGAGCGGCTGGACCCGGGACGTCGTCGTCGCCCCCAATGGCGTCGACGTCTGGCCCTACCACCCGTCCCCGGAGAACGGGTACGTCCTCGCGTTGGCCTCCTACGACTACGAGCCGAACGTGGTGGCGCTGCGCACGCTGGTCCGCGACATCTGGCCCCTGGTCCGGGCCGCCTGGCCCTCCGCCCGGTTGGTGGTGGCCGGCCGGCGCAGCGAGGCGCTCGGCCCGGAGTTCGACGGCGTCCCCGGCCTACGCGTTCTTGGCACACTCGCCGACGTCGCGGACGCGTACGCCGGCGCCGCGCTGACCGTCGCCCCCGCCACCACCGGCGGGGGTTCCCAGCTCAAGCTCACCGAGTCGATGTCGCGGGGACGCTCCGTCGTCATGAGCACGTTCGCGGCGAACGGCCTCCCCGCCGCCCTCCGCGGTGCCGACGCCTATCAGGTGGCCGACGACCTCGACACGTTCGCGAAGGCCGTCGTCGATGGGTTGCGGGACCCGGCCGCCCGGCACGCCCGGGAGCAGGCCGGGTGGCGGCGGTGCGCCGACCTCGGCTGGCCGGAGGCCGTGCGTGACCTGGTCGGCGGCATCGCGGCCCTCGCCGAACGAACGGCGACGTCGTGA